The genomic DNA ACGAGCAGCACGGCTACCCCGACGGCATCCACAAACACCACCAGGGCGGACCCACCGGATTGTCCTGCCCACCTCAATCCCGCGGCAAACGATCGTCCAACTGGGGCAGAGTCCCGATCACGCCTTTCACTTTTATTCGCGGGACTTAAACGAACAGGTAGATTGGCAGCCGTCAGACCCGACTCCGGAAGGATTTGCCCGTTATTTGGTGGGTTGTATTCGATCGCTGGAAGAACTGGGAATCACTGTGCCGCCACTGAATGTGTTTGTCGATTCAGATGTGCCGATCGGTTCTGGATTGTCTAGTAGTGCGGCGTTGGAGGTGGCGATGCTGCGCGGACTGCGATCGCTTCTGGAACTCCGACTCGACGATGTGCAGATTGCCCAGTTGGGTCAGCAGGCGGAAATTCACTATGCCGGAGTGCAGTGCGGCATTATGGATCAGATGGCATCCAGCCTTGCCGATACAGTGCACATGCTGTTTCTGGACACCCGCACCCTCGATCGCCAGGTCCTTGACTTACCGCAGGACAGCGAAATTCTAGTGCTTGATAGCGGCATTCCCCGAACTCTGGCAGGTAGTGGCTATAATCAACGGCGATCGGAATGTGAGGAAGCTGCCGAACAGCTTGGCGTAAAGGCACTCCGCGACATCCAAGCTCCTGAAAAAGTGGAATCCCTGCCGGAACCCATCCGCCGCCGCGCCCGCCATGTGATTACAGAAAATAATCGCGTCCTGGAGGCAAAACGAGGAGTCTCCGCCCATCGTTTCGGTGAACTAATGAACGCCTCCCATGCCAGCCTTCGCGACGACTATGAGGTTTCCGTCCCCGGTCTGGATCAGCTCGTGGCAATCCTTCAGCAGACCCCCGGCGTATTTGGCGCAAGACTCACCGGAGCCGGATTTGGCGGAGCCTGCGTTGCTTTAGTGAAAGCGGGACAGGCAGAAGCGATCGCCCACCAAGCCCTCGCAAAATATCAGCAGCAGGGATTTCAGGGCAAACTTCTGGTTCCTGAACCGTGAAGAATCGGCATTGCCAGCAATCCCCAGCCGATGCCCGTAATCAGCCCAAACAGCGTCATCACCCCCTGATCTACCTGCCATCCGGCAAACATCTGCGCCCAGTATTCAAAGCCGTAAGCCATCATTAACCCACTGGCAAAAATTGCGCCGCCCCAGCCGTACTGATGCAGCCAGTAAAAGCCGCGTCCTTTGTTGACGGTGTAGAGCAACCGTGTCGCCAGCAAGCCCATAATCGTGCCATAGCAGCGCATACAGACCGCCATAATCCAGGGGGGCGACAGTTCCAGACCCAGATCCGGCTGCGGGCAAACGTGCCGACCCATGAAATAAATGATGTCCGCAATGATGGGCAAGCCCAGGACGTCCGATCCTGCCAGAAACGGAGCTACCAGTGGACCTACAACCATTCCTGTTAGCAGAAAGTCCGCTGTCCAGCTTGTCCATTTGCCGTTCCAAAACGATCGCCGTTTCCCCGAACGATTCTTTGAGACATTTCTAGTTGAGACGTTGCCTGAAACTCCTGCCATTCACCCGCTCCGCTGCACTGCTGTCCTCTATTTTAAGACTGTCCCCTATTTTAAAACTTGCCGCCGCTGCAAACGATCGCGCGGGGAAAATTTGCCCGGAATCCGCCAGATCTCTGCAAAAAGGGGCAATGCTTACCCGGAAAACCGTTCTAAACTCGAAGCAGAGAAATTTAATGTGTGAACTCCTCGTGTCCAGCGGTCAAGACGGTAAAGAGAAATTTAAAGAGAAATTCTTGTATGCACGCGGCTCCTATCGAGGCGAATTTACGCCGGAGCATCTGGCGTTCAATGCAAACCTGCAAGAATTTGCCCACCGGGTTGCGCTCATCTGCGGACTGGAGATAAACGGCAAACTCTCCCCTGAAGCCGCCTATCAGCAGATCCGAGATCTCTGGCACCAGCTCGATCGCTCAAAGCAAGCCCTGATTGATGCGGAAAGACCGCCTGCACCAGACCTGCCGCCTGAGTAGGGAAAATACCAGCTTTAGTGTCTCTGCAAGTGAAGTCTTCACCGGGAATTCACGCAGATTGGTCCCCTCATTAATCTTCCGTAAATCCGCCTAGACTGTACCCCCTGTAAGGCAATCCCCTTATAGAGTTAGGTTGAGTTACAAATCGACTGGGAGCAGCTCAGATTTATGCAAGGCTGCCCTGGCTCCGGAGCCCCCCGGAAATTCTCTGTGCGTTTTTCACGCCGTTCCTGGTGTCAAAAGCAGTACGCAGTAGTCGTGAATGCTGTGCGGTGCCGATCGCTCCCGATCCTGGGCTTGTCCGGATTGCGGCTGGGGTGCAAACCAAAGTTCCCCATTTCCTTGCTCATCCATTATTGGTGGGTAGGAAGCGCTCATATTGTTTTAGTACAACGTTTTTCACTCTCGTAAGGGACTGGGGGGGCGGGGCTTTGCTCCTACACAGTGGCTGTGCCCGTGTACCCCATTTCTTATGCTCTATTAGCCTGAAAAAGGCTGTAAGTTGTTTCGGCAAAAAGACATAGATAGACAGATATGGCTACGGAAACGATTACGCTGACTAATGCTGCTCAAAATCAGACAGGCTTTGCTACCTTTCAATCCAGAGATCCGGTCGGTACGGCGCAGGGAATTTCGGTTTCTTTTAACTTTTATTCCTACGGCGGCACCGGCGGCGACGGCATTGGCTTTTTCATCATCGACGGCAACCAATCTTCAATTGTGCGGGGCGGCATTGGCGGTTCCTTGGGATATGCACCCTACCTTGGCGACTCTGCTGGCTTGCAGGGGGGCTACCTAGGCATTGGCTTCGACTCGTTTGGCAACTATTCCAACCCGATCGAAGGACGAATCGGCGGGAGAGGTCCCACTCCAGATTCGATCGCTGTACGGGGGAGTCAGGCAAATCAATACCAATACCTCACAGGCACCGGAACACTGCCGCAGGGTCTCAATGTCCCCACAGCCGATCCCAATGCGGCACGACGCCGGGCACAGGTCGATTTAACTTCAACCGGCTTTCTCACCGTTAGCGTTGACTTCAACAACGACGGCGATTTTAGCGATCCAGGAGAAGTTGCTATCAACGAGGCGATCGATACTCGCCCTGTGGCTCAGGGAGGCAATGGAGCACTGCCTACTTCTGTTCGCTTTGGTTTCGCGGCGTCAACGGGAACAGCAACCGATATTCATCAAGTTGATGGTTTCCAGGTTAGAACGCTTGCCACCGGACAGCTCATCGGCGGCACCTTTTCCACCGATCTGGTGCTAACGGGCGGTGGTGGCAATGATATCTCTACGGGCGGCACCGGCAACGATACGATCACGGGCGGCGGCGGCAACGATAATCTGGCAGGCGGTAGTGGCAGCGATACGATTACGGGCGGCAGCGGCAATGACAATATCCGAGGCGACGACGGTAACGATATCCTCACAGGTGGGGGCGGTAGGGATACATTGACGGGCGGTACGGGTGGCGATCGGTTTGTGTTTGCCGGATCAACGAAGGCAAATGCCCTGCGCTCCTCAACGGTACGATCGCTGAATCGTATCAGTGACTTCAACCAGGCAGAAGGCGATCGGTTTGTGCTGGACTTCGACAACAACCTGGGCACGACCAGTCTGCCGCGAGGGTTGTTTAATGCGGGACAGCTCAGAGGTAATCTCAATCGGGCGATCGGTCTGGCATACGCAGACAAGAACCGTCAGCAGCGAGGTAGACAAGCCCTGAGAGCCAATGAAGCAGTCCTGTTCCGGTTGGGTAATCGCACCTTCCTATCAGTTAACGATGGAAATGCCGCCTTCTCGCCCAGAAACGATTTGGTGGCAGACATTACGGGAATTAGTCTCAAGTCCGGCGATGCACGGAAGGGTAGCCTGGCCGTCAGGGACTACTTTGCTTAGTTAACCTGACTGATATTAGGGGACTAATTTCCCGCCATTAATCTGACGCGGATACAGCAGCCAGCTTCTTTGCCAGGGTTGGGTCAGGGTTCGTACCAGGGGCGATCGCTCACTAATTTCCTGTAGCCCGGAATTGGTGAGTAGATTAATCCCTTTCTGGTAAATCGTGTAGCCCTTACTCACGGTTTTGCAGATGCCTGCGTAGTAGTCGGGCACAAAGCCCAGATGGTCGAGTTTTTCTCGGACTTCCTGTAGCAAGGTTTGCTGTTCCGCTTCACTCAGGTCGGAGATGTCGCGGGCTTTCAGCAAATCGCGATCGACAAAGCGACGGCACAGATCAGCCAAAAGCGGATCATCGGCGGACTGCCACTGCTGCAAATGGTAGTAAAACACGCCATCATCGGCGGCGAGATACTGTTGAAGCGTAATCTGGTTGCAGTCCTGAGTCAGCCATGCAGCCATGTTGGGATCTGCCCACAGTTTAAGGTCAGATAATTTGCCCTGCTCCAGTAGTTCCTTTGCCCGTCGGAAGGCTCCCGCTAAAATCCAGGTTGCCGCCAGATTCTTGGAATGGTTGTACACCTGGGCGTACATAAAATAGCGCACCAGCAAATAATGCTCGATCGCCGCCATGCCTTTTTGCGCCACGACCATCTGCTGAGTCACAGGTTCAAACCGCAGTGCCAGCAGAATTCGATCGAGGTCTAAACTGCCGTAGGATGCCCCGCTAAAGTAGCTGTCCCGCATCAGGTAGTCGATGCGGTCGCAGTCGAGCTGACTCGTTACCAACTGCCAGACAAAGGGCACGGGATGTTGTTTGCGGTGAACCTGCTGAATCTGGGGCAGCAAATCGGGGTCATGGCGATCGAGGCATTCGCGAATTGGCTCGGACTCGGTGAGAATCCGCTTTGTCCAGTGTTCGTGATCGCAGCCAAAAATTTCCTCGCAGGTATGGCTGAAAGGACCATGTCCAATGTCGTGCAATAGCGCCGCACAGAGAGCTACTGCCCGGTAAGACCGAAGCTGCGGATAGTCCTTTGCCACCCGATCGAAGGCGCGACGGGCAATCTCCAGCACGCCGAGGGAATGGGTAAAGCGCGAGGTTTCCGCCCCGTGGAAGGTAAGACTTGCCGGACCCAGTTGCCGAATGCGCCGGAGTCGCTGAAAGGCAGGCGTATCGATCAACCGAATCAGCAGAGCCTCAACCGGATCGCGTCCATCCAGCACGATCGCCCCGTGCAGCGGATCATGGTAGACCCGTTCGCGGTTACGCGGCTCCTGCCAGGACTGCATGATGGGTTAACAGATCAACGGCAGCTTGGTACTGGCGATCGGCATTGGTGGCAATCTGATCGCGTTCGATCGGGTCGAGGGGCACAACGACATCTGGAGCAATTCCCTGCTTGTTGATGTCGCGATGGTTGGGCGTTTCGTATTTGGCGATCGTCACCGCTAAGCCGGAGCCATCGGAGAGGCTAAAGAGCGACTGAATCAGTCCTTTGCCGAAGGTGCGTTCTCCCACAAGCTGGGCGCGTCCGTTGTCCTGCAAAGCACCCGCCAGAATTTCGCTCGCGCTTGCCGTTCCCTGATTTACCAGCACCACCAGCGGATCACTCGTTAGGGCAGTCCCTTCGTCTGTGAAGCTGTCCTGAATGCCGTTGCGGTTGACGGTATAGACGACTGTACCGCCATCTAGCCAGAGTTTTGCAATGTCAATTCCTGCCTGGAGCAGCCCACCCGGATTGCTGCGGAGATCGAGAATGTAGGCGTTTGCGCCCTGCTTTTCTAGATTTTGAATGGCGTGGGCAAGTTCGCTGCTGGCGTTGGCGTTAAACTGGCTCAGCCGAATATAGCCAATTTGGGTTTTCTCCTTGTTTTCGTTTGGTTCGGACTTCAGTTCGGCATAGACCGGATTGAGGGTAATCCGATCGCGAACCAGCAGCACGTCTTTTGCCTGGGCTTCTTCCTGCCCGTCCTGGGCAATCGTGAGCGTCACCTGACTGCCAATCGGACCGCGCATTCTTTCTGCGGCTTCATCCAGGCTCAGCTTCACCGTCGGATAGCCGTTAATTTTGAGGATGCGATCGCGGGGCTTAATCCCTGCCTGGGCTGCGGGAGATCCTTCGATCGGGGCAATGACTCTTAGCTCACCCGTGGGATTTTCCTGGGCGATCTGGAGTCCGACCCCGGTAAGTTCGCCGGAGGTGTTGGTTTGCAGGCTGCGATACTGGTCTGGCTTTAGTAGACGGGTAAAGGGATCGTCCAGCAGTGCCAGCATTTTTTGAATTGCAGTGTAGGTCTGCTCTCGGCTCTGGAGGGGCTGTTGCAGGACTTTCTGCCGCACCTGCCACCAGTTCTGGCTGTTAAAGGAATCATCCACATAGGCGCGATCGACCAGCCGCCAAACCTCGCTGACTAACCGCTGCTCCTCCGTAAAGGCATAGGCTGAGGGAATCTGGCTCAGCAGCACCGCCACCGTGACGAAGGCAAATCCGAACGTTAATCCAATCGCTAATCCGATACGGGCAATCTGTTTTCTCATGGGACAGATTTTAAACTGCGATCGCGGCGATCGACCAGGAAAGCACCAGAATGGCAGCGGCAGAAGTTGCCCCAAAATGCCAAAACTGAGAGGGAAAGTAAAATTTTGTGAAGCAGTCTAACTGAAAGTTGCTCGACCGATTTCACGAAATGGATGCTCCTGGAAGCCTCTCTGCCGGGAAAGATTCATGTCTGACACTGAATTTTATCCTAGCAGAACTACCCTGAAACCCGGATCTATCAATGATTTCACCATGCAATGTGTTTTACAGCTATGTTACATTTATTGACGGTGGATAATATTCTTCGGAACTCTGGTTTCATGTTTACAAAGCAGGTAACGGACTCAAAAGTCTATCAGTGGTTTCAGGAGCGTCTTGAGATCCAAGCCCTTGCAGACGATATCAGCAGCAAATATGTCCCGCCCCACGTCAATATCTTCTATTGCCTGGGTGGCATTACGCTGGTCTGCTTCCTGATTCAGTTTGCGACTGGTTTCGCAATGACCTTCTACTACAAGCCGACCGTGGCAGAAGCGTTTACTTCGGTTCAGTACCTCATGACCGATGTGAACTTTGGTTGGCTGATTCGTTCGATCCATCGCTGGTCTGCCAGCATGATGGTGCTGATGATGATCCTGCACGTCTTCCGCGTGTATCTGACGGGTGGCTTCAAAAAGCCCCGCGAGCTGACCTGGGTGACGGGCGTTGTGCTGGCAGTGATCACGGTGTCCTTTGGTGTGACGGGCTACTCGCTTCCCTGGGATCAGGTGGGCTACTGGGCGGTCAAGATCGTGTCCGGTATTCCTGAGGCAATTCCGGTAGTCGGTACAACGATGGTGGAACTGCTGCGCGGTGGTTCGAGTGTGGGTCAAGCAACCCTGACTCGCTTTTACAGCCTGCATACCTTCGTTCTGCCTTGGGCGATCGCGGTGTTCATGCTGCTGCACTTCCTGATGATCCGCAAGCAGGGAATCTCCGGTCCTTTGTAATTCTGAATTTCTCGTTCTGATCTGAGTTCAGCATTGCTTTTAATCTCACGTCTGATTCGAGCTTGACTTCATAACAGGTATCAACTTTGGCTGACAGCTTTAGAAAATCCTGTTATTCTTTGACCAAAACGTTTCTGAAAGATCCTCTAAAGATCCTCTAAGGAGAGCATTCAGCATGGCAACTCTGAAGAAACCGGATCTCGCCGATCCCGTACTTCGCGAGAAACTGAAAAAGGGCATGGGTCACAACTACTACGGTGAACCCGCTTGGCCCAACGACTTGCTTTACGTCTTCCCCGTCGTGATTTTGGGGACGATCGCTTGCTGCACCGCACTGGCAGTCCTCGATCCGGCAATGGTGGGCGAACCCGCTAACCCCTTCGCAACGCCGCTGGAAATTTTGCCGGAATGGTATCTGTACCCCGCGTTCCAGATTCTGCGAATTCTGCCGAACAAGCTGCTGGGTATCGCTCTGCAAACGGCAATTCCCCTCGGTCTGATGCTGGTTCCGTTCATCGAGAGCGTCAACAAGTTCCAGAATCCCTTCCGTCGTCCCGTGGCAACCACCGTATTCCTCTTCGGTACGCTGGTGACGCTGTGGCTGGGAATTGGTGCAACCTTCCCGATCGACAAGTCCCTGACGCTGGGTTTGTTCTAAATCTTTCTTTACAGCTAAATCATCTGAACGCCTGTGTTCCGGTCTGAGCGGTAATCGTCTTAGCAGGAGCGCAGGTGTTTTGTATAGGGGAATTGGGGAGTGGGGAGTAGGGAATAGGGAATGGGGCTTGCTCACGCGGATCTTCCTGCACCCTCATCCGTGAATTTTGCAGCGAATCTGTCAATACTAAAGGCGAAATTGAACCCGATTCGATCGCCTCTATGCGTTCTTCTTCCAAATCACAAGCTCTCAACACTGCTGCGCGTCCGACGGCTACCTATCTGTTTGTGTTTCTGGAGGTGTTTTCACAGGAGGGGGGCATTCAGTCCTATGTGCAGGACATTCTAAAAAGCTATGCGGCTCAGGGAGAATTTCCCTTGGCTCAGGTGTTGCTGCTGCGCGACCGTTCTGCTGATCTTCCCACAGACCTGCCAAATCTTTCGTTTAAGAGCTTCTGTGACAAATCGCCTCAGCGGGGAAGGCTACGCTTGACGATCGCCCTACTCCGCACTTTAATTCAGCAGCGACCGCAGCGGGTGTTTTGTGGACATATTAAGCTTGCGCCGCTGGTGCGGATGGTCTGTCAGCCATTGGGCATTCCCTATACGGTGCTGACCTACGGTAAGGAAGTCTGGGAACCGCTGGCGCATCCCGAAAAAACTGCCCTTCAGCAAGCCGATCGCCTCTGGACGATTAGCCGCTATAGCCGCGATCGAGTCTGTGCTGCGAATGGAATTGATCCGGCAAAAGTGGACATCCTGCCCTGTGCGGTGGATGGCGATCGGTTTACGCCCGGTCCGGCTTTGCCCGAATTAATCGATCGCTATCAGCTTCAAGGTTCGACAGTCATCATGACGGTGGCGCGGCTCTGGTCAGGCGATATTTACAAAGGGGTGGATGTAACGCTGCGGGCACTGCCGACGATCGCGCAGGCAATCCCGAACGTGAAGTATTTGGTGATTGGACGAGGAGACGATCAGCCGCGACTGGAAAAGCTGGCAGTCGATTTAGGGATGCGCGATCGGGTGGTGTTTGCCGGATTTGTGCCCACGGCGGATCTGGTGGCGCATTATCGTTTAGCCGATGCCTACGTAATGCCGTCCCAGGAAGGGTTTGGCATTGTGTATCTGGAAGCGATGGCTTGCGGCGTATCCGTCATTTCTGGCGATGCGGACGGTTCCGCTGATCCACTCCAGGATGGCAGACTGGGCTGGCGAGTCCCCCACCGTGACCCCGATGCAGTTGCCGCTGCCTGCATTGAACTCCTGCAACCGAAAGCGCAACTTCCCCACTCCCGACTCCCCACTCCCCACAATGCTGCCTGTATTGAACTCCTGCAACCGAAAGACCCCGTACAGAAAGACGATCGCTGCAATGGGGCATGGCTCCGTCAGCAAACCCTGGCGCAATTTGGTCGTCCTGCCCTGGCTCAGCGGCTCAGCGGTCTGATATCCGGACTGTAACTTGTCGGTTAATAACACTTCCAATCCAGGGAGGATGCTTTATCTTGAAAGAAGTTACCCCACCTGAGAGATGATTTCGTCTGCCCTCGCTGGCATGATGGCAAGACTGGGTTTGGGGAAGGTCAGGAGGACAACGTGAATCAAAACGGCATGAGAAGCCTGCAATTTAACTTTTCAGGATTTAGCTTTTGGCTAACCCTCCTGGCATTGATCTGGCTGTTGGGATCGATCGGCTTAGGTTGGCTGGTCAAGTCTTTCATTATTCTAATTGGCTTGATTCTGGTGATGCCGCTATTGGCGTTTATTGGCTTCCGCTGGTGGCTTAAGCGTAATCTTGTCGTCGATCGCTGTCCCGTCTGCGACTATGAATCTGCGGCAATTAATGGCACTCAGCTCCGCTGTCCAAGCTGTAGCGAACCGCTTCAAGTTGAAAAGCGGCATTTTCATCGGCTGACCCCGCCCGGCACGGTAGATATTACGGCGATCGAAGTTCCGGTGAAGCAGATTGAGGAGTAGCCTCTGTAGCGTCCGTAGTGTTTAAGGGCTAACCTGGGATTTTAGTCCGCTGGACGACTGAGCCGCATTTTCGATCGCAGGAACAAACACGTTTAACGCCTGCGGAACAACGCGAAACTCAGCGGGTGTGTGGGCTGTAATTTCTCCGTCAGTGTTAATGGGCAGGCGTCTGCGAGTTTGGATTCTGACTTCGCGGCAGGAAAAGCCATCCACAAACGACCAGCTTGTATGATCGCCCGATCGCATTCCCGGCAGAATGGCAAATAGCTGCCACCAGTGCTTCAAGTTCAAACTGTAGACATCGAGCTGCTGATCGTCGATCGCTGCATCGCTAGCTACGGTCATGCCGCCGCCGTAGTATCGCCCATTGCCCACCGCAATCTGAATCGTTTTCACCCGTCGATGTTCGCCGTTGTCTAGTATCAAATCTGCGCGGAAGGGACGGGAGTGACGGAGGGCTTGCAGAGCGGCGATCGGGTAGGCGAAAATGCCCCACTTTTGTTTGGTGTCCTTGCTGAGTTTGCGAGTAATTTGGACACTTAAGCCAATACTGGCAACGTTAAAGAAATATTTGCCGTTGACACAGCCCAGATCGATCGGGGTTGTTCTTCGGTGGGTAATCACCTGGCAGGCTTCCGCCAAATCGTTGGGAATGCCGAGCGTTCGCGCCAGATCGTTTGCCGTTCCTAAAGGCAAAATGCCAAGGGGAAGTTGGGTTTCCACCAGACCGGGAATTGCTGCATTGAGTGTCCCATCACCGCCGCCTACAATTACACAGTCCACCTCGTCACGGTGCTGCCGAATCAAATCTGCGATCATATCGGGACTTTTGGGCGTCGCCTCAATCCACTCCAGCCCGCTTTTCCGCAGTTGATCGATCGCCTCCTCCAGCTTGTCCTGTCCCTTGCGCGACTGACGGTTGACCAGCAGCAGTGCTTTCATCTTGTCTACCTCCCGATCGACGATAGACTCCTACTATGGGGCAAAAGGTGGGTGTCAGAAATCCTTCAACTGAGAGATTAAGACTAAAAACTATGAGGTCAAAATTTATGAGGTCAAAACTGCGGAATTAAAACTGCGGATTAAGCTTTTTCCTCCGACCGCCATTCAGCCTCCGGTAATCTCCAGTAAACGCTCTGTTCCCGCTGCATCATTTGATAGCCAATCCACTCGCGGCGAATGGTGGCGGCATCGGGGTGAAAGCGCTGAATCCGATCGCTCAGCTCTTTCTCGGAATAGTAGGTCTCTGGCTCAAACTGATTGACCAGCCACTTGAGAATGACCCGGCGTTTGCGCCGACTTGCCGGAATTTCGCGCAGTTTGACCTGATGGGGGTAGCGCTGCCAGTCTCCCTCCAGATAGCTCCTCAGCACCTTTTCCTCCCAGGCATCGGGGGCGATCGGGTTTTCCTGGGCGACGACCTGCTCCACGCTCAGCAGCGATTTATTCAGATCGAGCAGCGCATCCTGATTGAGGCGGTAAAAGTGGGTGTTGCCAGCCGATCGCATCTGCACAAGCTTGAGTTCTTTGAGTTTGGCGAGGTGGTGGGAGACGGTCGGCTCTTTGAGCTGGAGCAGGGCAGCCAGTTCCTCCACGCTACATTCCCGCTGTGCCAGAAGACCAACGAGCTTAAGACGGCTCTCGTTTGCCATCACCTTAAAGAATTGCAGCAGGGTTTGGAAGTTCGCGTCTGTCATGGGTGTCCACCCGATTTGGCAGTATATCTAATTCTATCGTTTTCTAATTAGATACGTGTCGAATTAGCTAAAGCATGGCAAAATCAGACTTCGGTTTATCAAATGACAGGCTGATTGTTACTTTGTGATTAGGTTTATGTCGGCAGCATGGCTTGCGCTACTTCAGCAGCATCGATCGATCGCGGTCATTCGTGCCCCGGAAATTTCGCTGGGAGTCGAGATGGCAACGGCAACGGCAGCGGGCGGAATCCGCTTGATTGAAATTACCTGGAATAGCGATCGTCCGGCAGCTCTGATACAGCGTTTGCAAAAGCATTTGCCAGATTGTGTAATCGGGGTTGGCACTCTGCGATCGGTCAGGGATGTGGAAGAGGCGATCGCAGCAGGGGCACAGTTTTTGTTTTCCCCCTACACGGACTTTGCCATGATTGAGGCAGCCGCACGGCAGGACATCCCGATTGTAACTGGGGCACTGACTCCCACAGAAATTATGCGGGCATGGCAGGCAGGGGCAGCGTGCGTTAAGGTTTTCCCCATTCAGGCGATGGGCGGCGCGACCTATATTCGCAGCTTGCAGGAGCCTCTAGGCGAGATTCCCCTGATTCCCACGGGCGGCGTCACGATCGCGAATGCGGCAGAATTCATTCAGGCAGGGGCGATCGCAGTGGGACTTTCAGGACAACTTTTTCCGAAACAGGCGATCGAGTTCTGAGGGGATTCAGCAGCGGCAGGAAGAGTTTGGGGTGAAGCGATCGCCAGAAATACTGCACAAATTCTTCGATCTCAGCATCGCTCATGCCCGGCTTTCCGGTGGCTTTCATCATTTGTTCTGCCTCTTTGCGCCACTGCATCGTTAGGCGATAGTCGATCGGGTGCAGGACAATCAGGCGATCGAGTTCGTTCCACAGCGGCAGGTAGTCGCACAGGCGATCGTTTACGTCACGGGCAAAGGCGCGATGCGAAGCAGTTTCCCCTTTAGGGTCGTCGGACTCACTTAGCACTGGGGTTCTGTCGAATAGAGCCGGATCGATCGGACGGATACCGACAAACCAGCCCTCAAACAGCACCACATCTGCGGCGGTGATCATCTGAGGTTCAATGCGATCGCCTGCGCCCTGATGCAGGGATTTGTCAAAGCGGGGAAGGGCAACGGGGGACTGGGAACTAGCCTGCCGGAGCTGCTGTAAAACCGATAGCCCCAGATCAACATCGTGGGTTCCGGGGGGACCGCGCCAGCGAAAACGGGGATCGAACTGCTGCAATAGAAGCCGATCGGCGTAGGTTTTGTAGAGGTCATCGATCGAGAGACGGCAGACCTGCAAGCCCATCTCTGAGAGAATTTCTGACAGAATTGCCGCGAGGGTGGTTTTGCCGCTGCCCTGTCCGCCCAGAATGCCCACAACCAGCGTATTCTGCACTTTGATGTTTTGCGATCGCCAGTCGGCAATTTGTTGGGCAAGGGGCATCCAGAAATTTCGGCATAAGTCGATCGAGCAGGTTTGCCAGCCCTGTTGCTGAAAGAAGGTTTGCAGCCGCAGGAAAGCCTGTTGCAGGAAAGCTTCATTTTGAGCAATTGACTGGTTCATTAGCTGCCCAGCTTGAATGCTTCCACAAACAGCCCGTAGATGAGTCCCAGTTTTAAGCCATTCAGGGCATCAAGTAGGAGCGCTCGTGCAGGGGGTTGCTCCTGTGCTACAGGACGAGAACGATTGGGACGATAGACCAGCCAGCTAATAAACTCTGTGAGCAGAACCAGCAAAAACGCTTCGATGACGTCTAGTTCTGCCCTTTGTCCGGCAACGGTCGAGATTGTGGTGGCTAGAAAGTTCCCGGCGAGAAC from Leptolyngbya ohadii IS1 includes the following:
- a CDS encoding glycerate kinase, giving the protein MNQSIAQNEAFLQQAFLRLQTFFQQQGWQTCSIDLCRNFWMPLAQQIADWRSQNIKVQNTLVVGILGGQGSGKTTLAAILSEILSEMGLQVCRLSIDDLYKTYADRLLLQQFDPRFRWRGPPGTHDVDLGLSVLQQLRQASSQSPVALPRFDKSLHQGAGDRIEPQMITAADVVLFEGWFVGIRPIDPALFDRTPVLSESDDPKGETASHRAFARDVNDRLCDYLPLWNELDRLIVLHPIDYRLTMQWRKEAEQMMKATGKPGMSDAEIEEFVQYFWRSLHPKLFLPLLNPLRTRSPVSEKVVLKVPLRSPLPE
- a CDS encoding metalloregulator ArsR/SmtB family transcription factor, with amino-acid sequence MTDANFQTLLQFFKVMANESRLKLVGLLAQRECSVEELAALLQLKEPTVSHHLAKLKELKLVQMRSAGNTHFYRLNQDALLDLNKSLLSVEQVVAQENPIAPDAWEEKVLRSYLEGDWQRYPHQVKLREIPASRRKRRVILKWLVNQFEPETYYSEKELSDRIQRFHPDAATIRREWIGYQMMQREQSVYWRLPEAEWRSEEKA
- a CDS encoding bifunctional 4-hydroxy-2-oxoglutarate aldolase/2-dehydro-3-deoxy-phosphogluconate aldolase, yielding MSAAWLALLQQHRSIAVIRAPEISLGVEMATATAAGGIRLIEITWNSDRPAALIQRLQKHLPDCVIGVGTLRSVRDVEEAIAAGAQFLFSPYTDFAMIEAAARQDIPIVTGALTPTEIMRAWQAGAACVKVFPIQAMGGATYIRSLQEPLGEIPLIPTGGVTIANAAEFIQAGAIAVGLSGQLFPKQAIEF
- the petD gene encoding cytochrome b6-f complex subunit IV encodes the protein MATLKKPDLADPVLREKLKKGMGHNYYGEPAWPNDLLYVFPVVILGTIACCTALAVLDPAMVGEPANPFATPLEILPEWYLYPAFQILRILPNKLLGIALQTAIPLGLMLVPFIESVNKFQNPFRRPVATTVFLFGTLVTLWLGIGATFPIDKSLTLGLF
- a CDS encoding DUF565 domain-containing protein, whose product is MQNTRLSTLVDNALGQFSRSLQNPWRRLSLLLITVLAGNFLATTISTVAGQRAELDVIEAFLLVLLTEFISWLVYRPNRSRPVAQEQPPARALLLDALNGLKLGLIYGLFVEAFKLGS
- a CDS encoding glycosyltransferase, whose product is MRSSSKSQALNTAARPTATYLFVFLEVFSQEGGIQSYVQDILKSYAAQGEFPLAQVLLLRDRSADLPTDLPNLSFKSFCDKSPQRGRLRLTIALLRTLIQQRPQRVFCGHIKLAPLVRMVCQPLGIPYTVLTYGKEVWEPLAHPEKTALQQADRLWTISRYSRDRVCAANGIDPAKVDILPCAVDGDRFTPGPALPELIDRYQLQGSTVIMTVARLWSGDIYKGVDVTLRALPTIAQAIPNVKYLVIGRGDDQPRLEKLAVDLGMRDRVVFAGFVPTADLVAHYRLADAYVMPSQEGFGIVYLEAMACGVSVISGDADGSADPLQDGRLGWRVPHRDPDAVAAACIELLQPKAQLPHSRLPTPHNAACIELLQPKDPVQKDDRCNGAWLRQQTLAQFGRPALAQRLSGLISGL
- a CDS encoding lipid kinase; this encodes MKALLLVNRQSRKGQDKLEEAIDQLRKSGLEWIEATPKSPDMIADLIRQHRDEVDCVIVGGGDGTLNAAIPGLVETQLPLGILPLGTANDLARTLGIPNDLAEACQVITHRRTTPIDLGCVNGKYFFNVASIGLSVQITRKLSKDTKQKWGIFAYPIAALQALRHSRPFRADLILDNGEHRRVKTIQIAVGNGRYYGGGMTVASDAAIDDQQLDVYSLNLKHWWQLFAILPGMRSGDHTSWSFVDGFSCREVRIQTRRRLPINTDGEITAHTPAEFRVVPQALNVFVPAIENAAQSSSGLKSQVSP